Proteins from one Lepidochelys kempii isolate rLepKem1 chromosome 6, rLepKem1.hap2, whole genome shotgun sequence genomic window:
- the LOC140912249 gene encoding calcium-binding protein 5, producing the protein MQNALGPACIFLRKGIAEKHGHRELGADEIEELREAFAEFDKDKDGLIGCKDLGTLMRSMGYMPTEMELIELSQQINMNLGGRVDFEDFVELMTPKLLAETAGMIGLQEMRDAFKEFDTNGDGEITLDELQLAMQRLMGERLTLREISDVVKEADINGDGTVDFEEFVKMMSR; encoded by the exons ATGCAGAACGCCCTGGGGCCCGCCTGCATCTTCCTGCGCAAGGGCATCGCCGAGAAGCATGGG CACCGGGAGCTGGGAGCAGACGAAATTGAAG AGCTGCGCGAGGCCTTCGCGGAGTTCGACAAGGACAAGGACGGGCTGATCGGCTGCAAGGACCTGGGCACCCTGATGCGCTCCATGGGCTACATGCCCACCGAGATGGAGCTCATCGAGCTCTCCCAGCAGATCAACATGAACC TGGGGGGCCGGGTGGATTTCGAAGACTTCGTGGAGCTGATGACACCCAAGCTGCTGGCCGAGACTGCTGGGATGATTGGGCTGCAGGAGATGAGGGACGCCTTCAAGGAG tTTGACACCAACGGGGACGGGGAGATCACACTGGACGAGCTGCAGCTGGCCATGCAGCGTCTCATGGGCGAGCGGCTCACCCTGCGCGAGATCAGCGACGTGGTCAAGGAGGCCGACATCAACGGGGACGGGACCGTCGACTTCGAGG AGTTCGTGAAGATGATGTCACGCTGA